In a genomic window of Leifsonia xyli subsp. cynodontis DSM 46306:
- a CDS encoding protein kinase domain-containing protein, with protein sequence MLADFGIPATVVRTEGQGAFGMSVPWSAPEVLAGETSGTVASEVWAFCATVYSLLAGRSPFELPGQANTRDDVQRRVLGRRPAPSIGREDVTPALEELLASGLSKDPAHRPETVLDVLRGIQLAEAELGMRPSVLDVPAARVLAAEDATGLRTRLGGSTVMFVATSGRTGRRIRPVPGESTATAGGIGQTPRAKTGAPGRARRRWLVPVVVAVSLVVVGVLVALGLSVVAPAGGGAIPQVGSIRADSGEGTVTFRWDDPGLVEGDSYLVRVTGPGGMAEGMPQNATSYTVSTVSGRVCVTVTVLRGVLGGQQSGSACSG encoded by the coding sequence GTGCTGGCCGACTTCGGCATCCCCGCGACGGTCGTGCGCACGGAGGGCCAGGGCGCGTTCGGGATGTCGGTGCCGTGGTCGGCGCCGGAAGTGCTGGCCGGAGAGACGAGCGGGACAGTCGCCTCAGAGGTGTGGGCGTTCTGTGCGACGGTCTACAGCCTGCTGGCCGGCCGTTCGCCGTTCGAGCTTCCCGGGCAGGCCAACACACGCGACGATGTGCAGCGCCGGGTCCTGGGCCGCAGGCCCGCGCCGTCGATCGGGCGGGAGGACGTGACTCCGGCGCTGGAGGAGCTGCTGGCGAGCGGGCTCAGCAAAGACCCGGCGCACCGGCCCGAGACCGTCCTGGATGTGCTGCGCGGCATCCAGCTGGCGGAGGCGGAGCTGGGCATGCGGCCCTCCGTGCTCGATGTGCCGGCCGCCCGGGTGCTGGCGGCGGAGGACGCGACGGGCCTGCGAACGCGGCTCGGCGGCTCCACGGTGATGTTCGTGGCGACATCGGGGCGCACGGGGCGGCGCATCCGGCCGGTTCCCGGGGAGTCCACGGCGACGGCGGGCGGGATCGGGCAGACGCCCCGTGCGAAGACGGGCGCCCCCGGGCGCGCCCGGCGGCGATGGCTCGTTCCGGTTGTCGTTGCTGTGTCGCTGGTCGTCGTCGGCGTGCTCGTCGCCCTCGGGCTCAGCGTCGTCGCTCCGGCGGGCGGCGGCGCCATCCCGCAGGTCGGTTCGATTCGGGCGGACTCGGGGGAGGGAACCGTCACCTTCCGCTGGGACGACCCCGGACTGGTGGAGGGCGACAGCTATCTCGTCCGGGTGACCGGCCCGGGCGGCATGGCGGAGGGCATGCCGCAGAACGCCACCAGCTACACGGTCTCGACGGTGTCGGGGCGGGTGTGCGTGACGGTCACGGTGCTCCGCGGCGTCCTGGGCGGACAGCAGAGCGGATCGGCGTGCTCGGGATGA
- a CDS encoding FHA domain-containing protein — MSELWGLELCAPRKVAIARDRSADATFQVQDRGSGILQLAIGGHVAVRLGLVSGAEVDVLGALLGEAVYDGVVRLARLSQPPAETAFEAECPGEDAGEPVGKDLSAVGPTGDSSAGDGIAEQDGHPAAAEDLGSVVLADRDFTTGEPWIDGDPGADDSQGPGSADRTIPVVIPASPVPAPLPPPDFAATVVSAPLPAAGDLDATIVGGWFAAVPAYQPRSASPNRRSHRPARIRVTDAAGAVEHELAGVMYVGRRPSLPAEADERRSSLVAVGFGSGTVEETHAQLTAGDGLVLVRDLWSAGGTMVEQPNGAVFRLSPGEQIPVARGARILLGDGVVLETVG; from the coding sequence ATGTCTGAGCTCTGGGGCCTGGAGCTATGCGCTCCGCGCAAGGTCGCGATCGCGCGCGACCGTTCCGCCGACGCAACATTCCAGGTGCAGGATCGCGGATCGGGGATCCTCCAGCTCGCCATCGGCGGGCACGTCGCGGTGCGACTGGGGCTCGTGTCCGGTGCAGAGGTCGATGTCCTGGGCGCATTGCTCGGGGAGGCCGTGTACGACGGGGTCGTCCGGCTCGCACGCCTGTCGCAGCCGCCTGCGGAGACCGCGTTCGAGGCGGAGTGCCCCGGGGAGGATGCTGGCGAGCCCGTCGGCAAGGACCTTTCGGCGGTGGGCCCCACGGGTGACAGCTCTGCGGGCGATGGCATCGCGGAGCAGGACGGCCACCCGGCCGCCGCCGAGGATCTCGGCAGCGTCGTCCTCGCGGATCGCGATTTCACGACCGGCGAGCCCTGGATCGACGGCGACCCGGGCGCCGACGACAGTCAGGGTCCCGGCAGCGCCGATCGCACCATCCCCGTCGTCATTCCTGCTTCCCCCGTTCCCGCACCTCTCCCCCCGCCCGATTTCGCAGCCACCGTCGTGAGCGCTCCGCTTCCGGCGGCCGGTGACCTCGACGCGACCATTGTGGGTGGCTGGTTCGCTGCGGTGCCCGCGTATCAGCCCCGATCCGCCTCGCCGAACCGCCGTTCGCACCGGCCTGCCCGTATCCGTGTCACCGACGCGGCCGGTGCGGTCGAACACGAGCTCGCCGGTGTGATGTACGTCGGCCGGCGCCCCTCGCTCCCGGCCGAAGCCGACGAGCGGCGGTCATCGCTCGTCGCGGTCGGTTTCGGCTCCGGGACGGTGGAGGAGACCCACGCGCAGCTCACCGCGGGCGACGGGCTGGTGCTGGTCCGCGATCTCTGGTCCGCGGGCGGCACGATGGTCGAGCAGCCGAACGGGGCGGTGTTCCGGCTGAGTCCGGGCGAGCAGATCCCGGTGGCGCGCGGGGCTCGGATCTTGCTGGGCGACGGTGTCGTCCTCGAGACGGTGGGCTGA
- a CDS encoding ATP-dependent DNA helicase — MGRLSLSPEQQAVFELIEHTREHVFVTGRAGTGKSTLLNHLSWNTEKSIVISAPTGVAALNVGGQTIHSLFRLPIGVVADHDIEQSADLRKLLNTIDTLIVDEVSMVNADLMDAVDRSLRQARQRGAEPFGGVQVVLFGDPYQLAPVPGDREERAYFRDTYRSMWFFDAKVWREADLKIVELLHVHRQHESDFRFMLNAVRHGQVTKEIADRLNETGARPAPSEGTITLATRNDTVNRINAQALERLPGRALTAKADVSGDFGGRTFPADDVLELKVGAQVMFLRNDVGQGDGPRWVNGTIGTVTRIDSTVSVDVDGDIHQVEPALWEKYKYTYSPETKTLTKDVMAEFTQFPLRLAWAVTIHKSQGKTYDSAIVDLGTHAFTSGQTYVALSRITTLEGLYLTRPLRPSDITVDPDVERFMRDARPVRVSVADSGFATGAR; from the coding sequence ATGGGCCGACTCTCGCTCTCCCCCGAACAGCAGGCCGTATTCGAGCTCATCGAGCACACCCGCGAACACGTCTTCGTCACGGGCCGCGCTGGAACGGGCAAGTCGACGCTGCTCAACCACCTCTCCTGGAACACCGAGAAATCGATCGTCATCTCGGCGCCCACCGGGGTCGCCGCGCTGAATGTGGGCGGCCAGACCATCCACTCGCTGTTCCGGCTGCCGATCGGCGTCGTCGCCGATCACGACATCGAGCAAAGCGCCGACCTCCGGAAACTGCTCAACACGATCGACACCCTGATCGTCGACGAGGTCTCGATGGTCAACGCCGATTTGATGGACGCGGTGGATCGCAGCCTCCGCCAGGCCCGCCAGCGCGGCGCCGAGCCGTTCGGCGGTGTTCAGGTGGTGCTGTTCGGCGATCCCTATCAGCTGGCACCGGTGCCGGGAGACCGGGAGGAACGCGCCTACTTCCGTGACACCTACCGGTCGATGTGGTTCTTCGACGCGAAGGTCTGGCGTGAGGCGGACCTGAAGATCGTGGAGCTGCTTCATGTCCACCGCCAGCACGAGTCGGACTTCCGTTTCATGCTGAACGCTGTCCGCCATGGCCAGGTCACCAAGGAGATCGCCGACCGCCTCAACGAGACCGGTGCCCGCCCGGCGCCGAGCGAGGGGACCATCACCCTCGCGACGCGCAACGACACCGTCAACCGCATCAATGCGCAGGCGCTCGAACGCCTGCCAGGGCGCGCGCTCACCGCCAAGGCGGACGTCAGCGGCGACTTCGGCGGACGCACCTTCCCAGCCGACGATGTCCTTGAGCTGAAAGTCGGCGCTCAGGTCATGTTCCTGCGCAACGACGTCGGGCAGGGCGACGGCCCTCGCTGGGTCAACGGCACCATTGGAACCGTCACACGGATCGACTCGACCGTGTCCGTGGACGTGGACGGTGACATCCACCAGGTGGAGCCCGCTCTCTGGGAAAAATACAAATACACCTACTCCCCCGAGACGAAGACATTGACGAAAGATGTCATGGCGGAGTTCACGCAGTTCCCGCTGCGACTGGCGTGGGCGGTCACCATCCACAAATCGCAGGGCAAGACCTATGACTCGGCGATCGTGGATCTGGGGACACACGCTTTCACGTCCGGGCAGACCTACGTCGCGCTGAGCCGCATCACAACGCTCGAGGGGCTCTACCTCACCCGCCCGCTTCGTCCGAGCGACATCACAGTGGACCCCGATGTCGAGCGCTTCATGCGGGACGCCCGCCCGGTTCGGGTCTCGGTGGCCGACTCAGGCTTCGCTACCGGAGCCAGATGA
- a CDS encoding cytochrome c oxidase assembly protein: protein MSRLLRVIGPAVLLLAAAAAVVAALAFGGGAAAPLLLDPGPVVRWGLPLSTLIVNLSLAGTVGALVLCCFAFSSDRDEYGKALDVAAGCAAVLTVAAAVTGLFTFVSVSTVPWSLDRSFTNGLSSFITSISLGQAWLGITLIAAATTILCFAVRNQTAIVFVTLLAMAAVVPMAQQGHSAEAAGHDAAVTSFGLHVLFASVWLGGLVTLIAIKQTLDGERLLAVLERYSTIALIAFIVVAASGYVNAELRVGTLAELMTPYGILVLVKVAVLVTLGLFGVTQRRLLLDRLRRTGKRGAFWWIVTAELAFMGVASGVAAALARTVTPVPQTRAAAPTPAEILTGEKLPPELTFSRLFTSWNVDLLWALGCAFALFFYLAGVWRLRKRGDGWPVHRTILWTFGIALLFFVTSGGVNVYEKYLFSAHMSAHMVLTMAVPLLLVPGAPVTLAVRAIKKRTDGSRGGREWILLAVHSRFAGVIANPLVSAVLFAGSLWAFYYTPIFRWATTDHVGHEWMIVHFLITGYLFVQSLIGIDPVKYRLPYPFRLLLLATMAFHAFFGLSVMQMNGLLLADWFGAMGRTWGAAPLVDQQTGGGIAWSIGEIPTVILAIVVAIQWSRSDDRETKRRDRNADRTGEAELKAYNERLARLAQRGGAPREEPPISRPRSSATRPAGS, encoded by the coding sequence GTGTCTCGTCTTCTCCGCGTGATCGGCCCCGCCGTGCTCCTCCTCGCCGCCGCCGCGGCTGTGGTGGCCGCTCTCGCCTTCGGCGGCGGCGCCGCCGCCCCGCTGCTGCTCGACCCGGGCCCCGTGGTCCGCTGGGGTCTGCCCCTCTCGACCCTCATCGTCAACCTCAGCCTGGCTGGCACGGTCGGCGCGCTCGTCCTCTGCTGCTTTGCGTTCAGCTCGGACAGAGACGAGTACGGGAAGGCGCTCGATGTCGCAGCGGGATGCGCGGCCGTCCTCACGGTCGCTGCGGCGGTGACCGGTCTGTTCACCTTCGTCAGCGTCTCCACCGTGCCGTGGTCCCTCGATCGCAGTTTCACCAACGGCCTCAGCTCGTTCATCACCAGCATCTCCCTCGGCCAGGCCTGGCTCGGCATCACGCTCATCGCCGCCGCCACCACGATCCTCTGTTTCGCGGTGCGCAACCAGACCGCGATCGTCTTCGTCACCCTCCTGGCGATGGCCGCGGTGGTGCCGATGGCGCAGCAGGGCCACAGCGCCGAAGCGGCCGGCCACGACGCTGCGGTCACCTCCTTCGGCCTGCACGTCCTCTTCGCCTCTGTCTGGCTCGGCGGGCTCGTGACGCTCATCGCGATCAAACAGACGCTCGATGGCGAACGGCTCCTCGCTGTGCTCGAGCGCTACTCCACGATCGCGCTCATCGCCTTCATCGTCGTGGCCGCCTCCGGCTATGTGAACGCCGAGCTGCGAGTCGGGACGCTCGCTGAGCTGATGACGCCGTACGGCATCTTGGTGCTCGTCAAGGTCGCCGTTCTGGTCACGCTCGGTCTGTTCGGTGTGACGCAGCGCCGCCTCCTCCTCGACCGGCTGCGGCGCACCGGCAAGCGCGGAGCCTTCTGGTGGATCGTGACCGCCGAACTCGCGTTCATGGGCGTCGCCTCCGGTGTCGCCGCCGCCCTTGCCCGCACGGTGACGCCCGTCCCTCAGACACGTGCGGCGGCTCCGACGCCCGCCGAGATCCTGACCGGTGAGAAGCTTCCGCCCGAGCTGACCTTCAGCCGGCTCTTCACGAGCTGGAACGTCGATCTGCTCTGGGCGCTCGGCTGCGCCTTCGCCCTCTTCTTCTACCTCGCCGGGGTGTGGCGGCTGCGCAAGCGAGGCGATGGGTGGCCGGTCCACCGCACCATCCTGTGGACGTTCGGCATCGCCCTCCTCTTCTTCGTCACCAGCGGCGGCGTGAATGTCTACGAGAAATATCTTTTCTCGGCCCACATGTCCGCCCACATGGTCCTGACGATGGCTGTGCCGCTCCTGCTCGTCCCCGGAGCCCCGGTGACCCTGGCCGTCCGTGCCATCAAGAAACGCACCGATGGCTCACGCGGTGGCCGCGAGTGGATACTGCTCGCCGTCCACTCCCGCTTCGCCGGCGTCATCGCCAACCCCCTCGTTTCGGCCGTTCTCTTCGCCGGCTCGCTCTGGGCGTTCTACTACACGCCGATCTTCCGCTGGGCGACCACCGACCACGTCGGCCACGAGTGGATGATCGTCCACTTCCTCATCACCGGTTACCTCTTCGTGCAGTCTTTGATCGGCATCGACCCGGTCAAGTACCGGCTGCCGTATCCCTTCCGGCTGCTGCTGCTCGCGACGATGGCCTTCCACGCCTTCTTCGGTCTATCCGTCATGCAGATGAACGGGCTGCTGCTCGCCGATTGGTTCGGCGCGATGGGCCGCACCTGGGGCGCCGCCCCCCTGGTCGACCAGCAGACCGGCGGCGGGATCGCCTGGAGCATCGGCGAGATCCCGACGGTCATCCTCGCCATCGTCGTCGCCATCCAGTGGAGCCGCAGCGACGACCGCGAGACCAAGCGGCGCGATCGCAATGCCGATCGCACCGGCGAAGCAGAGCTGAAGGCGTACAACGAGCGGCTCGCTCGGCTGGCACAGCGGGGCGGGGCGCCACGGGAAGAGCCCCCTATCTCGCGACCACGATCCTCAGCGACCCGTCCGGCCGGATCGTGA
- a CDS encoding HU family DNA-binding protein — translation MADNLNKTELVAAVAAASGQSQATVSGVVDAFFATVADTVKGGGKVTIPGWLAAERTETAARTGRNPQTGEEISIPAGHRVKLTAGSKLKAAVK, via the coding sequence ATGGCTGACAACCTGAACAAGACCGAACTCGTCGCCGCCGTCGCCGCGGCATCTGGTCAGAGCCAGGCCACCGTCTCCGGCGTCGTCGACGCGTTCTTCGCGACGGTCGCGGACACCGTCAAGGGTGGCGGCAAGGTCACCATCCCGGGCTGGCTCGCCGCCGAGCGCACCGAGACCGCCGCGCGCACCGGCCGCAACCCGCAGACCGGCGAGGAGATCTCGATCCCGGCCGGCCATCGCGTCAAGCTGACGGCGGGTTCGAAGCTCAAGGCTGCCGTCAAGTAG
- the rpsN gene encoding 30S ribosomal protein S14 — protein MAKKSKIAKNEQRKVVVERYAAKRAELKKALVDPNGTDESREAARLGLQKLPRDASPIRVRNRDAVDGRPRGNLSKFGISRVRFRDMAHRGELPGITKSSW, from the coding sequence ATGGCTAAGAAGTCCAAGATTGCCAAGAACGAGCAGCGCAAGGTCGTCGTCGAGCGCTACGCCGCGAAGCGCGCCGAGCTCAAGAAGGCGCTGGTCGACCCCAACGGGACCGACGAGTCCCGTGAGGCCGCGCGTCTCGGCCTGCAGAAGCTCCCGCGCGACGCTTCGCCGATTCGCGTCCGCAACCGCGACGCTGTGGACGGCCGTCCCCGCGGAAACCTCAGCAAGTTCGGCATCTCGCGCGTCCGCTTCCGCGACATGGCGCACCGGGGCGAGCTGCCCGGCATCACCAAGTCCAGCTGGTGA
- the rpmG gene encoding 50S ribosomal protein L33: MAKQQDVRPIIKLRSTAGTGYTYVTRKNRRNNPDRLVLKKYDPVVRKHVDFREER; this comes from the coding sequence ATGGCAAAGCAGCAGGACGTCCGTCCGATCATCAAGCTCCGTTCGACGGCGGGCACCGGGTACACCTACGTGACCCGCAAGAACCGTCGCAACAACCCTGACCGTCTCGTGCTGAAGAAGTACGATCCCGTCGTGCGCAAGCACGTCGACTTCCGAGAGGAGCGCTAA
- the rpmB gene encoding 50S ribosomal protein L28, with product MAAVCQVTGATPGFGHSISHSHRRTKRRFDPNIQKKTYYVPSLRRNVTLTLSAKGIKVIDARGIEAVVKDLLARGEKI from the coding sequence ATGGCAGCAGTGTGCCAGGTGACAGGAGCCACCCCCGGCTTCGGTCACAGCATCTCGCACTCGCACCGTCGCACCAAGCGCCGGTTCGACCCGAACATCCAGAAGAAGACGTACTACGTTCCGTCGCTTCGCCGTAACGTGACCCTGACCCTGAGCGCCAAGGGCATCAAGGTCATCGACGCCCGTGGCATCGAGGCCGTCGTGAAAGACCTCCTGGCCCGTGGGGAGAAGATCTAA
- a CDS encoding Fur family transcriptional regulator: MVKRNTWQRDAVREALSSTEGFISAQGLHLSLHEAGSPIGLATVYRALADLAAEGDADSLQSPEGESLYRACTSGRHHHHLICRNCGLTVEIEADEVEVWARTTAAAHGFTQAAHVVDVFGVCARCSAADLAASPLMP; encoded by the coding sequence ATGGTGAAGCGCAACACCTGGCAGCGGGATGCCGTTCGCGAGGCCCTGTCCTCGACCGAGGGCTTCATCAGCGCGCAAGGACTCCATCTCAGCCTCCACGAGGCGGGCTCCCCCATCGGCCTGGCGACGGTCTATCGCGCGCTCGCGGATCTCGCCGCGGAGGGGGATGCCGACTCGCTGCAATCGCCGGAGGGCGAGAGCCTCTACCGGGCGTGTACGAGCGGCCGCCACCACCATCATCTGATCTGCCGCAACTGCGGGCTGACGGTGGAGATCGAGGCGGACGAAGTCGAGGTCTGGGCCCGGACGACAGCGGCGGCCCACGGGTTCACGCAGGCGGCGCATGTGGTGGACGTGTTCGGGGTGTGTGCGCGGTGCTCCGCGGCGGATTTGGCCGCGTCCCCCCTCATGCCGTAG
- a CDS encoding metal ABC transporter permease, with protein sequence MNDLWSQLFTFTNYGELLMLVKNSLIAGAVLGVVGGVIGVFVMQRDMAFAVHGISELSFAGASAALLFGANVVVGSLGGSLIAAMIIGLLGAKARDRNSIIAVLMPFGLGLGILFLALYPGRSANKFGLLTGQIVTVDDSQLGWLLGIGAVVLIGLLLMWRPLMFDSLDPDVAASRGVPTRFVALAFMVLLGLAVAVSVQIVGALLVLSLLVTPAAAAMRVTSSPLVVTLLSVGFALVSVVGGILLALGKPLPISPYVTTISFVIYAVCRLVGLRGSRRFVSRAS encoded by the coding sequence ATGAACGATCTCTGGTCGCAGCTGTTCACTTTCACCAACTACGGCGAACTCCTGATGCTCGTGAAGAACTCGCTCATCGCCGGAGCCGTGCTGGGGGTCGTCGGCGGGGTCATCGGCGTCTTCGTGATGCAGCGCGACATGGCGTTCGCGGTCCACGGCATCAGCGAGCTGTCGTTCGCCGGGGCCTCGGCGGCGCTGCTGTTCGGGGCGAACGTGGTCGTCGGGTCGCTCGGAGGGTCGCTCATCGCCGCCATGATCATCGGGCTGCTGGGCGCGAAAGCGCGCGATCGGAACTCGATCATCGCGGTGCTGATGCCGTTCGGGCTGGGCCTCGGCATCCTCTTCCTGGCCTTGTACCCCGGCAGGAGCGCCAACAAGTTCGGCCTGCTCACCGGGCAGATCGTGACCGTCGACGACTCACAGCTCGGCTGGCTGCTCGGCATCGGCGCGGTCGTGCTGATCGGGCTGCTGCTGATGTGGCGGCCTCTGATGTTCGACAGCCTCGACCCGGACGTCGCCGCCTCCCGTGGCGTCCCGACCCGTTTCGTCGCCCTCGCGTTCATGGTTCTGCTCGGCCTCGCCGTGGCGGTCTCGGTGCAGATCGTAGGGGCTCTGCTCGTCCTGTCCCTCCTGGTCACACCGGCCGCGGCCGCGATGCGCGTCACCTCGTCGCCGCTCGTGGTGACGCTGCTCAGCGTGGGTTTCGCCCTCGTCTCCGTGGTCGGGGGCATCCTGCTCGCGCTCGGGAAGCCGCTTCCGATCAGCCCCTACGTCACCACCATCTCGTTCGTCATCTATGCGGTCTGCCGGCTCGTCGGCCTCCGCGGCTCACGGCGATTCGTGAGCCGCGCCAGCTAG
- a CDS encoding metal ABC transporter ATP-binding protein, translating into MLAAAERETVLRLRGASLSFGARTLWSGLDLDIHAGEFVAVLGPNGSGKTSLLKTILGQQRLDSGTVELAGSPVRRGDRSIGYIPQQTLLPAGTPMRARDLVALGVNGHRWGLPILRRADRRHVERLVDAVGARRYADTPVGSLSGGEQQRLRVAQALAGDPALLLCDEPLLSLDLQHQRGVSKLIDRRRREHASAVMFVTHDINPVLGMVDRVLYLAGGRFRTGTPDEVLRSDVLTDLYETPVDVIRSRGRILVVGIPDAQTHGHHDHGRGPHPEPAA; encoded by the coding sequence ATGCTCGCGGCGGCCGAACGGGAGACCGTTCTCCGTCTCCGCGGCGCCTCCCTCAGCTTCGGCGCGCGCACGCTCTGGAGCGGCCTCGACCTCGACATCCACGCGGGTGAGTTCGTCGCCGTGCTCGGCCCCAACGGCTCCGGGAAGACCAGTCTGCTGAAGACGATTCTCGGACAGCAGCGGCTGGACTCCGGGACGGTCGAGCTGGCTGGGAGCCCTGTGCGCCGCGGCGATCGGAGCATCGGCTACATCCCCCAGCAGACGCTCCTACCCGCGGGCACCCCCATGCGTGCCCGCGACCTCGTCGCGCTCGGCGTGAACGGGCACCGCTGGGGCCTCCCGATCCTCCGCCGCGCGGACCGCCGACACGTTGAGCGGCTCGTGGACGCCGTGGGAGCTCGCCGCTACGCGGACACGCCCGTGGGGTCGCTCTCGGGGGGCGAGCAGCAGCGGCTCCGTGTCGCGCAGGCGCTCGCCGGGGACCCGGCTCTGCTCCTCTGCGACGAACCGCTCCTCTCCCTCGACCTTCAGCACCAGCGCGGTGTCAGCAAGCTGATCGACCGACGGCGGCGCGAGCACGCCAGCGCTGTGATGTTCGTCACGCACGACATCAACCCGGTGCTCGGGATGGTCGACCGCGTCCTCTATCTGGCCGGTGGCCGGTTCCGCACGGGCACGCCCGACGAGGTGCTGCGCAGCGACGTGCTGACGGACCTCTACGAGACACCGGTGGACGTCATCAGGAGCCGCGGGCGGATCCTGGTCGTCGGTATCCCGGACGCCCAGACCCACGGCCACCACGACCACGGCCGGGGGCCGCACCCGGAGCCCGCCGCATGA
- a CDS encoding metal ABC transporter solute-binding protein, Zn/Mn family, with the protein MKRSLLALALSAASVLALAGCSAGSTAESTSDGKVRIVASTNVYGDIAAKIAGSAVEITSLMTDPAQDPHSFEASAQSQLAVSKADILIENGGGYDDFMEKLRNAAKNHDAAVLNVVDLSGKKPVDGELNEHVWYDFPTIEKLSTALVSALSKADPGQKATFEKNAETFRGKLTELEDRAAELKATYAGQGVAITEPVPLYLLQAMGLENKTPEKFSEAVEEGSDVSPLVLQQTLDLFSGRNVKLLAYNEQTSGPETERVLAAAKQAGVPVVPVTETLPSGKDYIGWMKANIDAMAAALAK; encoded by the coding sequence ATGAAGCGTTCCCTCCTCGCGCTCGCGCTCTCCGCAGCCTCCGTCCTCGCGCTCGCCGGCTGCTCCGCCGGCTCCACAGCCGAATCCACCTCCGATGGGAAGGTGCGTATCGTCGCCAGCACCAACGTGTACGGCGACATTGCGGCCAAGATCGCTGGCAGCGCCGTCGAGATCACCTCCCTCATGACCGACCCCGCGCAGGACCCGCACTCGTTCGAGGCGAGTGCGCAGAGCCAGCTCGCCGTGAGCAAAGCCGACATCCTGATCGAGAACGGCGGCGGGTACGACGACTTCATGGAGAAGCTGCGGAACGCGGCGAAGAACCACGACGCTGCGGTCCTGAACGTCGTCGACCTCTCCGGCAAGAAGCCCGTCGACGGCGAGCTCAACGAACACGTCTGGTACGACTTCCCGACCATTGAGAAACTCTCCACCGCTCTGGTGTCGGCTCTGTCCAAGGCCGACCCGGGCCAGAAGGCGACGTTCGAGAAGAACGCCGAGACGTTCCGCGGCAAGCTGACCGAGCTGGAAGACCGCGCCGCCGAGCTCAAGGCGACGTATGCGGGCCAGGGCGTCGCCATCACCGAGCCGGTCCCGCTCTACCTGCTTCAGGCGATGGGACTGGAGAACAAGACACCCGAGAAGTTCAGCGAAGCGGTCGAGGAGGGCAGCGATGTGTCGCCGTTGGTGCTCCAGCAGACGCTCGATCTCTTCAGCGGGCGAAACGTGAAACTCCTCGCCTACAATGAGCAGACCAGCGGACCCGAGACCGAGCGTGTGCTCGCCGCCGCGAAGCAGGCCGGCGTCCCCGTCGTACCGGTGACTGAGACTCTTCCGAGCGGCAAGGACTACATCGGTTGGATGAAGGCGAACATCGACGCCATGGCGGCGGCGCTCGCGAAGTGA